AGAAGGAGCAGACGACCAACGTACGCCTGGTCAGCGTCAACATGATGCATTGGTGCACGCTTTGAAGTTTGCTCTCAATGAGAAAGGGCCACTAAAGCCGACGCGCGGTTGCGCCTCCGTAGTGGTGTCGATGACCCTAGATCAGCTGTGCGCGGGAACTGGGGTCGCCATGACCGATGTCGGCACGCTTATCACGATCGATGAGCTGATCAGTCTTGGTGCTGCGCAATTCTCCTACTTGGCGCTTCTAGATAACAGTGGAGATTTGCTCCACTTGTGCCGGACCTCTCGCAGTGCCGATGTCAGTATGTATATCGGGATGGTCGCATCCCAAGGTGGTGACCAAACACCGGGGTCGAACTTGCCTGCAGCGATGTGCGAAATTCATCACATTAAGGCTTGGTCGCAAGGCGGTGAAACGACTCCAGACAATTTGATGTTTTTGAATCGCAAAACTCATGCGAATGTGGACGATCTCCAACTTCGCAAAGACAAGTACTGGACCATGCGTTTAGGGGACAAAGTGGTCATCCAGGAACCGTGTTCAATTGACCCTGATCGGCCTTTTGTTGCGAACATTGCGCCGTGGTCTTGGTGGTGTCCTGGGGTGCAGGCACGCTATGCGGAAAAGGGCGGTCCGCACCAGAGTCCGTGGCATTTGGTGTCGGGCGTTGCGTAACTTTCATCGCTAGGGTTGGGAGCATGGAGAAGATGCAAACGGTAGATGCAGCTGTTGACAAACTGATCGAGCTGTACGACGCGTCCTGCGACCTTGCTCGTCATGCATTGGAAAGCGGAAACTACGCTGACTACCGCGATGTGTATTACCCAAAGTTGCGGGTAGACGTTATGGAGTGGCAACCGATCGACCGTACCGAGCCGTTCGGTTATGTGGACGAAGCTGGAACATACTCTGCAGCATTGTCGCGCCCAGACTTGATGTCTACCTACCTACGCAACCAGCTTCGTCGACTAGCTGACAACTACACCTCGGAGATCTCGGTTGGCTATTCGGATACGAGGATTCCTCCGGAGTACATCCGTGGCATCGAGGGAGTTTCTGAGGCGCGCCGATCAGGAGACGGTGCTTCCGAGATCCCCCGCCCCACATTGGATGAAGTTCATGACGCCATCATCGATGGGCACTGGGAAGCGTTCGCTGGTGACGAAAAGCCACTCATGCACTTCGGCCCCCAGCGTTTCGACATCGCCTGTGCTCGTATCCAGCATTACACCGGCATCGAAGTGGACTCAGTGCAGAAGTACATTTTGTTCACCAACTACGCGATGCACACACGCGAGTTCGTGCGCTTCGGGCTCAACGAACTCATGCGCGAAGGATCTCGATACTCTGCACTCCTGCTCCCAAGCGGCCAGAAAATCACCCGTGACCATGTACCTCACATCGATCTGGAAGCCCTAGACCTTGAATCCCACTTCCAGATGCCGCGTTTCGACCTCGTCGTCGAAGGCAACCTCGGCCTGACCATGATCAACATCGGCGTTGGTCCATCAAACGCGAAAACGATCACCGACTGTCTCGCGGTATTGCGACCAGAAGCGTGGATCATGATCGGGCACTGCGCAGGCCTTGATGCCCGCATGCGCATCGGTGACCTAATTCTGGGGAATGCATACGAGCGCAAAGACCATATTTTGGATAACCACATCTCGCCAGGTCTTCCCGTCCCAGCCGTTCCGGAAATCCAGCGTGCCCTTGAGAAATCAGTCAAGGCGATCTACGGAGATGACTCGTCGTCGCTCATGCGTACTGGCACCGTGCTCTCTACCGACGACCGAAACTGGGAATGGCATACACCGCGCGACCTGTGGGAGTGGCTGCGAGGCTCAACCGCAGTCGCAGTGGATATGGAATCCAGCACGCTCGCCGCAAACGGTTATCGCTACCGTGTGCCCTACGGAACTCTACTTGCTGTCAGCGATCTGCCACTCCACGCAGTGCCGAAGCTGCCGGCCGGTGCGCAAGCTTTCTACAGCAACTCGAAGGAGGCCCACGTAATGTGCGCCGTGCGCGCAATGGAATCTCTCACTGAAAACCCAGAGCGTCTGCGCACCCGTAAGCTCCGCCGATCGCTGGCAGAGGTCCCATTCCGCTAGATGTTTGATGACCCCGAAATCCAGCGGATCCATCGCAGCGCAGTCAGGTCGATCGAGCGGGTTGTCGAAGAAACCGCAGAACCCACACCGGCCGACGAAGCCTTGCGCAGCATTGCCCGACAGCTCACCGCCGGACCAGTATTAGCTCTCACAGGAGCGGGCATCTCAACCGATTCCGGCGTGCCCGACTACAGATCGCCGGGTGGAAGGCTATCTAATGGGCGCCCGATGACGTACCAGGAATTCGCCCATTCGCCGGAGGCTCTGCATCGCTACTGGGCACGTGCCTTTATCGGGGTCAAGCACATGCGCAGCGTGGCGCCCAATCGGTCGCACTATGCACTGGTGGAGCTAGAGCGCGCGGGAATGGTACGAGGAGTGGTCACCCAAAACGTCGACGGCCTGCATAAA
The Corynebacterium breve genome window above contains:
- a CDS encoding HNH endonuclease signature motif containing protein; this encodes MKSALEHLTCVVLIRGEDNESFDFELRDERARIARGLRLRGRAMSNLRSNAANIVEPTRYQREYLGTSTLLPNTAQAFRDHEIGVDAVGIIRSLLSHVLDDEVKEMLEAELADMARNCSLDQLKRAGTALIQAYGFGNNKKDRDDRRNVYITQQGPDLMSRIGGELTPELDALLRRLFIDYAGPGDLLEEGADDQRTPGQRQHDALVHALKFALNEKGPLKPTRGCASVVVSMTLDQLCAGTGVAMTDVGTLITIDELISLGAAQFSYLALLDNSGDLLHLCRTSRSADVSMYIGMVASQGGDQTPGSNLPAAMCEIHHIKAWSQGGETTPDNLMFLNRKTHANVDDLQLRKDKYWTMRLGDKVVIQEPCSIDPDRPFVANIAPWSWWCPGVQARYAEKGGPHQSPWHLVSGVA
- the amn gene encoding AMP nucleosidase, with translation MEKMQTVDAAVDKLIELYDASCDLARHALESGNYADYRDVYYPKLRVDVMEWQPIDRTEPFGYVDEAGTYSAALSRPDLMSTYLRNQLRRLADNYTSEISVGYSDTRIPPEYIRGIEGVSEARRSGDGASEIPRPTLDEVHDAIIDGHWEAFAGDEKPLMHFGPQRFDIACARIQHYTGIEVDSVQKYILFTNYAMHTREFVRFGLNELMREGSRYSALLLPSGQKITRDHVPHIDLEALDLESHFQMPRFDLVVEGNLGLTMINIGVGPSNAKTITDCLAVLRPEAWIMIGHCAGLDARMRIGDLILGNAYERKDHILDNHISPGLPVPAVPEIQRALEKSVKAIYGDDSSSLMRTGTVLSTDDRNWEWHTPRDLWEWLRGSTAVAVDMESSTLAANGYRYRVPYGTLLAVSDLPLHAVPKLPAGAQAFYSNSKEAHVMCAVRAMESLTENPERLRTRKLRRSLAEVPFR